The Capra hircus breed San Clemente chromosome 25, ASM170441v1, whole genome shotgun sequence nucleotide sequence ACGGAGCTGGGTCCGCTTGTCGGGGAGGGTGCACATTCTAACTTGGAGCCaatgtcaccaccaccaccacactccTCCAAAATCAACCTGGGAGTTATATagatacatacaaatatacatgtacacacacacgtacatacataCATTGGCTTGGGCTCCAGAGAAGTTCTAGAACGGGGAAATGGTCTCACCTGCCTGAGCCTCGGTCCCACTGCACAGAGGGAAAGAGCCGGAAGGGGAGCGGGGAAGGGAGGTCATCTGAGAGTTGGTACCTCATCACAGTCAGCTGAGACCAGAGAGGAACAGAGGTGAGCTTGGTCTCCTTACACCTGAACGGCCTCCCTCCCCCTCAGTAGATGGAATGTGCTAGGCCAGCCCGGTCCTGACCTCACCCTGAGGGGGCTGCAGACGGAGGATCCGATGAGATTCAAACTCATCCAGGAATACCGAACTGTGAAAGGAGACCTCATCCACCCGAATTCCCGGCCCATAGCCTGGAAAGACAGAAAGACCCCCTCTGCCGACCTGTGttttgggagggggtggggatccATCTAACTTCCCCAGGTGAAACCTAGGACAGTGACCTCTACTTAGAAGAAAAAGACCCGCTTTCTCCTCACCTCTCAGTTCGGACTTCCCCACACAAAACTCCTCGGTCAAGCCGATGCGCATCTCTGTCAGACAAAAGAGTATCAGAAGAAGCCATGGTACCACCATGCCCACCACCAAGGAGCCAATCCCACACCTCAACCTGGTCCAGCTCGCGTGCTGCTCACCTGAGCCGCTGGGCAGAAAGCTCTTGAGCCGGATCTCTCCCTGCACATCCACCTTGAGCAGCGAGCCCTGAGAGCAGCGGGAGGTCAGTGCCCAGCGATTCCCAGGTGCCACCATCCTCAGCCGCAGGGCTGGGGGCCCAAACTTACGTTAGAGGCTATCAGTACAGATAATCTCTCGACAACGTCCAAAAACACTTCGTTCTTTTGGCTCTAAGGAAAGAAAGGGGGTCTGGTGGTTGGAGGTTGGTCGGTCTGTCTTCTAATGTGGACAGGCAGAAAGGAGAGAACAGTGGAGGCTGGGGCCCCAGGATGGGGGCACAGGGCTAAGGAAAGGGATCCTCCATGTCTAGAGAAGGGGGAAAGATATGCCAGGATCTTGCACTCTGGGGACTCAAAAACCAGAGGATGTGAACCCAACGGTCCCTCCCTCACCTGGTCAGAGCGGCTGGACAGGACTGGCCGGCTGGCTGCACTGCTGGGGGCCACTTTGCTCTGTTGTGTCTCGGCCCCAAACTGAAAGCACCCAAATCAATCAGTCCTCATGGCTGATGCTTCCCACTAACCCTCCTCAATCCTGGCCTCCTCTGTCCCCGGACTGACCAAGCCAACGCTGCTGAGATCAAAGAGGCTGAAGGGTTTGCTGACCACAGCCTCTGTCTGGATGAAGTTCCTCAGCACCTCCGTGGATGTGGTCTGTACGTAGCCATAGTCCTAGGGGGCAGCGGAAAGACACTTTTTGGGTAGTCGGTGGGGGAAGGGGTGAAAACGAATACTTATCTTCAGGGAACCGGGGACAGGGAGGAACCTCACCAGCACTTCATCCAGGAGTTCGTAGACCAGAGCCACGTTGCGAGAGATGGTCGCCTCCCCTAGGGAGCCACAGTAATCACCCAGAAGAGTGGCCAGCCTGCGAAAACCCAGACAGAGGGTGCATAACTCCTCCTCTCTGACTCCCTGACCCCTGCACCCGggtgcccagccctgccctcctcacCGGGAGAGCAGCTCCAGGAGGCTGAAGGGAGAAATGTTTTCTGAAGTAGTGGCCACCAAATAGAGACCGCTGTGTCTGATGTGAATAAAGTGACGATCATCGTGGTGCTGAGGCATAGGCACGGAGAAAAACGTTAGGAAGAAAGCTGCAGTGATTCCTGGCCATGAGACTGAGGCTGGTATCCTGATTTCCCTACTTACTAGCAGCGTGACTTTAGGCCACATACGAAACCTCCCCAAGGCCCAGTTTCCTAATGTGTAAATGAAGTTAGTAATAGTACCTACTCCAAAGTGGCTGAGGATTGAAACGTGTGAAGAGCTGTGCCTGGTGCGGTTAGCGATCAGTAAACCGCCAGTAATGTTATTTAGAAGAATGTACCCCCTTCCACCCCGCGTATGAGCTCTTAGAGAACGTTCCTGGAGGAGGCGCCTCCCAACCCCAGACCACCAACCGCatacccaccaccccacccccactcccgccAGTGGTTACCATGACAACCGGAGACTCGTCTCCAGGCAGTCCCGTCAGCTTCCGGTAGAAGAGCTCGGCCACATCCCGGCCGCCGCTGTCTCCGCGGACTGACCGAGTGGAAGGAAAGCTAAGGAGCTGGCGACACTCGCTAGCACTGGGGCCCTAGTCCCACGCAGCCCTTCTCCCCCCGCCCCGCTGGCCAAGGATACAGTCCTTGTAGATGAGCGGGTCCCCCTTGGAGGACAGAATGAAGAACTGGGAAATCATGGCCGTTCTGGAGAATAGACTAGGAGACAGCAAACGTTGGGCCTGCCCCGCCCTGCGGCCCCGGAACAAAAGGACGCGAGTAGCCTGGCCCTTTAAGAGCGATTCTCCTCCGACCGCGGGAAACCCGGCGCGCGCCCCGCCTCGCCCAGGCCTTCCCTCCAAACACCCGCGCCTCTTCCCCGTCACTCAGCCCAGGTTCGCCCGTTGATTGGCCCAGGCTGGGGCCCGCGGCAAGCGGGAGGGACGAAGGGCATCCTCTCCGATTGGCCCGCAAGCGGCGGCGCTGGTCACGTGGGGGGCGACGTTTCGCGCCAATTTCGGTTGGTCGGCCGCAGCCCGCCGCGCGGGCGTTTTTTTGCTGGCCGGGGAGTGAGAGCTCAGAGCCCGCCAATTGCTGCCTTACGGTCCTCGGCAGCAATGGCACTTAAGGACTACGTGCTCGAGAAAGGTGAGAGTCTGCGAGTGTAGGAGGGGCGTTCTGCGCGGGAAGCTTCCTGGGCGACACCTGTTGGTGTGGGCTGGAGTCCCGGGGGGCCGGGCTCTCGGCGCGCGAGGCCGGAGGCAGGGTAGGGAGGTGGCAGAGTAGAGGCGCATGGTGCCTGGGGTGCGCACGGGCCGCCAAGGCCGGGGGAGAGCTGGTGATCGTGTCGAGGAAAAGAGTGAGAGTCGTGGGGAGGGGATGCGGACACCCGAGCTGGAAGCTCCAGAGGGAAGGGTCGCGTTTAGGAAAGAGCAGGCCCTCAGGGGCCTATCTAACCAGCACCCCTCGGTCCCGCTTTTCTCCGCGCGCTTAGGCGCTCCCAGCGCCCACGACGCGCCGAAGCCCGGGGTAGGGTGGGGCGGGCGGTCCCGGGCCGCTGCGCGCGGGGATTGGGCCGCATTAGGTCCACCTCCTAGCGGAAGTGGAGGCGGGCGGAAGTTGCGCGACGCTACTGGAGGGAGTGTCGTGTGTAAACAGTGTCCTTCCGCGCGGTGGCCTCGGAGAGAGCGACCGAGGGTAGGGGCGTGCCTGGAATTGGAGGGGTTTCTGCGGAGGCCGAGGGATGAagtggtgggatggggcagggtgGCCCTCGACGAGCCGGCCAATCGCCGGACGGGCTCCCGCCTCGGGCGGAGGAATCCCGGGCTGTGAGGCGGCGGCATCTGGGCCCATGTGCTTCTTTGTTTACTAAGAGCGGAAGCAGTGGCgggagagggggtggggcggAGGACGGGCCTGGTGGCGGAGATTCCCGGGAGAGCAACAATTTAAGGGACCGAAAGAAAGGGGGAATAAAGCACGTAGAAGGAAAGCTGAGAACCGTGAGACTTGAGTGTGTTGCCGGGTGTGGAAGGCCCTTAGAAAAGGGTACTGAGATTTCTAATTAAGGCAGAGAGTGGAATTCCCCTGGGGGGAGCGTATTGGGTAATACTCTAAACTGCTAGGGGCCACTTATTCTTCCTTAAGCCAACACAGACTTGCGAAAAGGAGTTTCGCTCTGTTGGGGAGAATTACGTAGGTCTATTTGAATGTTCATTTAATTTGTTTAAAGATTCCACTTTAAACAAAAGTAAGTTTTTTAGATCTCTATCAAGGGTTTGCAGTAAGGTATATGAAAAAAAGCCCgtcctgactttatttttctttacagaaaaagtgaaGAAGTTCCTACAAGAGTTTTACCAGGATGACGAATCTGGCAAGAAGCAGTTCAAGTATGGGAACCAGTTGGTGAGTCTAAGGTTAGGTAGAGGGAAGGGGTGGTGACTTGAGCTATAAGGCCTGGCTTATTTTAGCAGGTATGTCTTTCTGGAAGTGGTGAGTTTAGCACCATACGTGATACTTGTGTATCACTGTGCTGCGTCTGTGCTCAGTCTAATTCTTGGCGACCTTAtgactagcctaccaggctcctctgtccatggaattttccaggcaagaatactggagtgggttgccatatgcttccccagggaatcttcccgacccagggattaaacccatgtctcttgtgtctcctgcgctggtgGGCAAATTGTtggccactgtgccacctgggagaaagtgaagtgaGACTCAACGGGACTCAGTTTCAGCTCCCTCAATCCCTGAAAACACCTTAATTATTGCAAACGTAGTGATACACACTTTTCTCCCTTGTGGAGCCTGGATCCTGTGTGCTGAGCTCGTAATGACCAATTTTTGCTTGTGAACACTGGTAAGATAAACTTGGCTCCGCTGctttctcttccccaccccaggtTCAACTGGCTCATCGGGAGCAAGTGGCCATGTACGTAGATCTAGATGACATTGCTGAGGATGACCCTGAGTTGGTGGACTCAATTTGTGAGAACACCAAGCGCTATGCCAGGCTCTTTGCTGATGCTGTTCAAGAGCTGCTGCCTCAATACAAGGAGAGGGAGGTGAGAAAAATGCAGGGCACACAACTTGGGTTTGTGTTGAGAAACTTCCTGGGTACTGATGCTGTCCGAGCTGACCCAAAGGAGTCAGTGGTTTCTGCCTGGCACTCTTACGTTCTTTCCTTTCACCATCCTACCGCTcacttttcctgtttccttttcttttcgtTTAGGTAGTAAATAAAGACGTCCTGGATGTTTACATTGAGCACCGGCTAATGATGGAGCAGCGGAGCCGCGACCCGGGGGCAGCCCGAAGCCCTCAAAACCAGTACCCTCCTGAGCTCATGCGCAGATTGTGAGTGACCACGGTAGGGACGGGCGTGGGGTTCAGGTCCCCAGACCCTTGCTAATGACCACTTTCTCCATTAGTGAGCTGTATTTTCAAGGCCCCAGCAGTAACAAGCCTCGTGTGATCCGGGAAGTACGGGCTGACTCTGTGGGGAAGCTAGTAACAGTGCGTGGAATTGTCACTCGTGTCTCTGAGGTCAAACCAAGAATGGTGGTGGCCACTTACACTTGCGACCAGTGCGGGGCGGAAACCTACCAGCCGGTATGTATGGAGCAGAGAATGGGAACACGCTTAATTCTGTGAGGATGAGTTTTGCCTCCTGGTGTTTGTCTGGtgctttttctgtttcctgtgtGGCCACTTTTCGCTTTCTTGCTACGGTGGAGTGGTCTTTCCACCCAGTCTGTTTTCTTTGTGTCTGTCGATGTGTACCTTGCACGGCTTAAGACAGTCCCAAAGGTTTCATCGTCTCTGCCGAAGGAGGGGTGTGGCTCCTGTGACTGAGGGCTCCTTCCTCGTGACTTTCTCTGGTGCTTCCCTTTCCACTCTAGATCCAATCTCCTACCTTCATGCCTCTGATCATGTGCCCGAGCCAGGAGTGCCAGACCAACCGCTCAGGAGGCCGACTGTACCTCCAGACTCGTGGCTCCAAATTCatcaaatt carries:
- the AP4M1 gene encoding AP-4 complex subunit mu-1; protein product: MISQFFILSSKGDPLIYKDFRGDSGGRDVAELFYRKLTGLPGDESPVVMHHDDRHFIHIRHSGLYLVATTSENISPFSLLELLSRLATLLGDYCGSLGEATISRNVALVYELLDEVLDYGYVQTTSTEVLRNFIQTEAVVSKPFSLFDLSSVGLFGAETQQSKVAPSSAASRPVLSSRSDQSQKNEVFLDVVERLSVLIASNGSLLKVDVQGEIRLKSFLPSGSEMRIGLTEEFCVGKSELRGYGPGIRVDEVSFHSSVFLDEFESHRILRLQPPQGELTVMRYQLSDDLPSPLPFRLFPSVQWDRGSGRLQVYLKLRCDLPPKSQALNVRLHLPLPRGVVSLSQELSSPEQKAELGEGALRWDLPRVQGGSQLSGLFQMDVPGLPGPPGQGPSASAPLGLGPASLSFELPRHTCSGLQVRFLRLTFRPCGNANPHKWVRHLSHSDAYVIRI